One Gloeothece verrucosa PCC 7822 DNA window includes the following coding sequences:
- the trpE gene encoding anthranilate synthase component I, which produces MISPTFTEFEALAKQGNFVPVYQEWVADLETPVSAWYKVCAGQPYSFLLESVDGGERLGRYSFLGCEPVWVLEAKGNKTTQSYRDGTTEQFEGNPFDILARCLEPIHPVKLPQLPPGIGGLFGYWGYELIRWIEPRVPIHSATEDDLPDGIWMQVDHLIIFDQVKRKIWAVAYADLRNENVNLEDAYQQACDRVTKLVLKLQLPLPNEAKTLELSTGAKTESAKLLYQSNTSQEQFCANVLKAKEYIRAGDIFQVVLSQRLSAPYKGYPFDLYRSLRLINPSPYMGFYQFKDWQIIGSSPEVMVKAELNEDSTLKATLRPIAGTRPRGKTPTEDNAFEEDLLQDPKEIAEHVMLVDLGRNDLGRVCVEGTVKVDELMVIERYSHVMHIVSNVVGQLAPNKSAWDLLKACFPAGTVSGAPKIRAMEIIQELEPSRRGPYSGVYGYYDFEGQLNSAIAIRTMIVRPDNLNQYLVSVQAGAGLVADSIPEKEYEETLNKARGLLEAIRCLS; this is translated from the coding sequence ATGATCTCGCCAACCTTTACAGAATTCGAAGCCCTAGCCAAACAAGGGAATTTTGTACCAGTCTATCAAGAATGGGTCGCTGATTTAGAAACGCCCGTTTCGGCTTGGTATAAAGTGTGTGCCGGACAGCCCTATAGTTTTCTCCTAGAATCAGTGGACGGAGGAGAAAGACTTGGACGCTACAGTTTTTTAGGCTGTGAACCGGTCTGGGTGTTAGAAGCAAAAGGCAATAAGACGACTCAAAGCTATCGAGATGGAACGACTGAACAATTTGAGGGCAATCCCTTCGATATTTTAGCCCGTTGTTTAGAACCCATTCATCCGGTGAAATTACCCCAACTGCCTCCTGGAATTGGCGGCTTATTTGGTTATTGGGGTTATGAGTTAATTCGCTGGATTGAACCACGAGTCCCCATCCATAGCGCTACAGAAGACGACTTGCCGGATGGAATCTGGATGCAAGTAGATCATTTAATTATTTTTGATCAGGTAAAACGGAAAATTTGGGCAGTGGCCTATGCCGACTTACGGAATGAAAATGTTAACTTAGAAGATGCCTATCAACAAGCCTGTGATCGTGTCACCAAATTAGTCTTAAAGCTACAATTGCCCTTACCGAATGAAGCAAAAACCCTAGAATTATCTACTGGGGCAAAAACGGAATCTGCCAAATTACTCTATCAAAGTAATACCTCTCAAGAACAATTTTGTGCCAATGTCCTCAAAGCTAAAGAATATATCCGGGCCGGAGATATCTTTCAAGTGGTGCTATCCCAACGCCTCAGCGCCCCCTATAAAGGTTATCCCTTCGATTTATACCGTTCTTTGCGGCTGATTAACCCTTCGCCCTATATGGGATTTTATCAATTCAAAGATTGGCAAATTATCGGGTCATCTCCTGAAGTAATGGTCAAAGCAGAACTCAATGAAGACAGTACCCTCAAAGCCACCTTACGGCCCATTGCCGGCACAAGACCCAGAGGAAAAACGCCCACAGAAGATAATGCCTTTGAGGAAGATTTATTACAAGACCCTAAAGAAATTGCTGAACACGTAATGTTAGTGGATTTAGGACGCAATGATTTAGGGCGGGTTTGTGTAGAAGGAACGGTTAAAGTCGATGAATTAATGGTTATTGAAAGATATTCTCATGTGATGCACATTGTTAGTAATGTGGTGGGACAACTAGCACCCAATAAGAGCGCATGGGATTTATTAAAAGCTTGTTTTCCGGCGGGAACCGTGAGCGGGGCCCCCAAAATACGGGCCATGGAGATTATTCAAGAACTAGAACCCTCACGCAGAGGGCCTTATTCAGGGGTTTATGGCTATTACGATTTTGAAGGGCAACTCAACAGCGCTATCGCCATTCGCACGATGATTGTACGGCCTGACAATCTTAATCAATATCTAGTCTCTGTGCAAGCCGGAGCCGGACTGGTGGCTGATTCCATCCCAGAGAAAGAATACGAAGAAACACTGAATAAAGCCAGAGGATTACTAGAAGCGATTCGGTGTTTAAGCTGA
- a CDS encoding response regulator, which produces MEDDPLTRTVLTQTLSNHHYNVDVAKDGKSGLQLAQTYNYDLFLLDVVVPVLDGISVCQQLRSQGLQEPIVLLTAKDSSSDQIIGLDAGADDYIIKPVNLETLMARIRALLRRKNASLSSVIEWGNLQLNLSNCEVNCENEPIHLTAKEYALLELFLVNPKRIFNRRVILERLWDIGESPGEETVSTHIKCLRQKLKNAGVSDPIETVYGLGYRLRKADEIDTSPNLSTQTKLKQKEQQTLKNKQKKVVKSTLKTWDKFKQKYQEQIEALEQLILDIEKNIGQKDLSKKAADNAHKLAGSLGVFGLHKGSRIAKKLEELLELETKIPQKNYQKLTELLTQLRKEIEQASPNPLSENPTSLSSESGIFSGLPPMSKSGELVTELSQTASILMIDDDLALAERVRIEAQTWNLNLEIATDLTVARQIILQKTPAIIILDLNFDSASEDGFTLLEELNQSRPNLPIIIFTGRESLNDRIKVARLGAKAFLHKPLAAHQILKTVTDILHENPLCSKNRVMIVDDDLLTLTTLVNLLKPLNIEVITCHNPNQFWEMLTTYHPNLLVLDLEMPQFNGLELCQVVRQDPTWNDLPILFLSIYTDEEMIQQMFAAGADDYISKQSDHTDLINHIIRRLKLS; this is translated from the coding sequence ATGGAAGATGATCCCCTGACCAGGACTGTCTTGACTCAAACTTTGAGTAATCATCATTACAATGTTGATGTAGCCAAAGACGGAAAATCGGGGTTACAACTAGCTCAAACTTACAACTATGATTTATTTCTATTAGATGTGGTTGTGCCTGTATTGGATGGAATTAGCGTCTGTCAACAGCTTCGTTCTCAGGGATTACAAGAGCCGATTGTTTTACTGACTGCCAAGGATAGTAGTAGTGATCAAATCATTGGTTTAGATGCTGGAGCCGATGATTATATTATTAAACCCGTTAATTTAGAGACTTTAATGGCTCGAATTCGAGCTTTATTACGGCGGAAAAATGCCTCATTATCATCAGTTATTGAATGGGGAAATTTACAGTTAAACTTGAGTAACTGTGAAGTAAACTGTGAAAATGAACCAATCCATTTAACCGCGAAAGAATATGCTCTATTAGAGCTTTTTTTGGTGAATCCTAAGCGAATTTTTAATCGTCGTGTTATTTTAGAGCGGCTCTGGGATATTGGCGAGTCTCCGGGGGAAGAAACAGTCAGCACTCATATCAAATGTTTACGCCAAAAACTTAAAAATGCCGGAGTGAGCGACCCAATTGAAACCGTTTATGGCTTAGGATATCGTCTGAGAAAAGCTGATGAGATTGACACTTCTCCCAACTTATCTACCCAAACAAAGCTCAAGCAAAAAGAACAACAAACCTTAAAAAACAAACAAAAAAAAGTCGTTAAATCCACTTTAAAAACCTGGGATAAATTTAAACAAAAATACCAGGAGCAAATAGAAGCATTAGAGCAATTAATTCTCGATATAGAAAAAAACATCGGGCAGAAAGACTTGAGTAAAAAAGCCGCAGACAATGCTCATAAATTAGCAGGCTCTTTAGGAGTATTTGGTTTACACAAGGGTTCCAGAATAGCTAAAAAACTCGAGGAACTCTTAGAATTAGAAACAAAAATACCCCAAAAAAACTATCAAAAACTAACGGAATTGCTCACTCAATTAAGAAAAGAAATAGAACAAGCTTCTCCTAATCCTCTCTCAGAAAACCCAACAAGTCTATCATCCGAGTCAGGAATTTTTTCAGGGCTTCCACCGATGAGCAAGAGTGGGGAACTGGTTACGGAACTCAGTCAAACAGCATCGATTTTGATGATTGATGATGATTTAGCCTTAGCCGAACGAGTTAGAATAGAGGCACAGACGTGGAATTTAAACTTAGAAATAGCGACAGATTTGACCGTTGCTCGGCAGATTATCTTGCAAAAAACACCAGCAATTATTATTTTAGACCTTAACTTTGACAGTGCCAGCGAAGATGGATTTACGCTTTTAGAAGAACTTAACCAAAGTCGGCCTAACTTACCGATCATTATCTTTACTGGACGAGAAAGTTTAAACGATCGCATTAAGGTAGCCCGTCTGGGAGCCAAAGCTTTTTTACATAAACCTCTAGCGGCTCATCAAATTCTAAAAACCGTAACGGATATCTTACATGAAAATCCTTTATGCTCAAAAAATCGCGTCATGATAGTAGATGACGATCTCCTCACGCTAACCACTTTGGTTAACTTGTTAAAACCCTTGAATATAGAAGTAATAACTTGTCATAACCCTAACCAATTTTGGGAAATGCTCACCACTTATCATCCTAATCTATTAGTGCTAGACCTGGAAATGCCGCAATTTAACGGGCTAGAATTGTGTCAAGTGGTTCGTCAAGACCCCACTTGGAACGACCTACCGATTCTCTTTTTATCAATATATACTGATGAAGAAATGATACAGCAAATGTTTGCCGCCGGAGCAGACGACTATATTAGTAAACAGAGTGATCACACAGACTTAATCAATCACATTATCCGACGATTAAAGCTCTCATGA
- a CDS encoding alpha/beta hydrolase, with protein MRLRQTNLKPFQLLHCKKQFLPERAPKVTLRRLNPQKRWLVYLVLGVFSALISTMPVTAAERIYFIYSPLSLSLRVQSLELFAKQGEVNQDLQFYFDRIGTSQQEQEAFRQALLEKAQLEPVLLSRLFNSDIGEALLDNFGKIINIQGGRNGKYALRAALIQAAFEPEGLTLLNFLKKLPVNMQIDLSQARALSKAFKTVVRATTEFTADIAELSQQEALATPALNFSTLTDLRQPGSYGVQKKETWQLFDQSRNRHFYVDVYKPQRWLPGKTPVVIFSHGLASRPEDYAAQAQHLASYGYVIALPDHPGSDYNRVTALIEGYQSDIFDKNEFIDRPKDISYVIDELQRRNLSEFGGRLNLDAVGVAGHSFGGYTALAVAGATFDFKYLRHECQAQFSYLNISLLLQCQALKLPQIDYNFRDERVKAVFVANPVNSGVFGPQGLAKIAIPVFLAAGTYDPATPVIFEQARSFPWLLVSQKYFLVIEGQAHVDFSQLDAGITDLIESVENLTLPSPYLINSYANAMFTAFFEVYLQNNSSYLPYLQSDYCRYLSEGEQFKCYLITAASSKILAKEIEQFYAKNSFLNGLQLR; from the coding sequence ATGAGACTTAGACAAACAAATTTAAAGCCATTTCAACTCCTGCACTGTAAGAAACAATTTTTGCCTGAGCGAGCGCCTAAAGTAACTCTTAGAAGGCTAAATCCACAGAAACGATGGCTAGTTTACCTAGTGCTAGGGGTATTTTCTGCCCTCATTAGCACGATGCCGGTCACGGCGGCAGAACGGATTTATTTTATTTATAGTCCTCTAAGTTTATCGCTGCGAGTGCAGTCTTTAGAACTGTTTGCTAAACAAGGAGAAGTCAATCAAGATTTGCAGTTTTATTTTGATCGCATCGGAACATCCCAACAGGAGCAAGAAGCATTTCGTCAGGCCTTATTGGAAAAAGCCCAGCTAGAGCCGGTTTTATTATCTCGCTTGTTCAATAGCGATATCGGAGAAGCACTTTTAGACAATTTCGGCAAGATTATTAATATTCAAGGGGGAAGAAACGGAAAATATGCCTTGCGAGCGGCTTTGATTCAGGCGGCTTTTGAGCCTGAAGGGCTAACCTTGCTCAATTTTCTGAAAAAGCTACCTGTAAATATGCAGATTGATCTATCTCAGGCTCGGGCTTTGTCTAAGGCGTTTAAGACGGTTGTTCGGGCCACCACAGAATTTACCGCAGATATTGCTGAACTTTCTCAACAAGAAGCTCTTGCTACCCCGGCGCTCAATTTCTCGACCCTAACAGACCTTCGCCAGCCCGGCAGTTACGGAGTACAAAAAAAGGAAACTTGGCAGCTATTTGATCAAAGCCGCAACCGGCATTTTTATGTCGATGTCTATAAACCTCAACGCTGGCTACCAGGTAAAACCCCTGTGGTGATTTTTTCTCACGGGTTAGCGTCAAGACCTGAAGATTATGCCGCACAAGCTCAACATCTGGCTTCTTATGGCTATGTGATTGCCCTTCCGGACCATCCAGGGAGTGATTATAACCGGGTTACAGCTTTAATCGAAGGTTATCAGAGCGATATATTTGACAAAAATGAATTTATTGATCGCCCCAAAGATATCAGCTATGTGATTGATGAATTACAGAGGCGTAATTTATCAGAGTTTGGCGGCAGACTAAACTTAGATGCTGTGGGAGTCGCTGGACATTCTTTTGGCGGTTATACGGCTTTAGCGGTAGCAGGAGCAACCTTTGACTTTAAGTATCTCAGACACGAGTGTCAAGCTCAGTTTAGCTATCTCAATATCTCCCTTTTACTGCAATGTCAGGCCCTAAAGTTGCCTCAAATTGATTATAATTTTCGAGATGAGCGAGTTAAAGCGGTCTTTGTGGCTAATCCAGTCAACAGTGGCGTTTTTGGCCCCCAAGGGCTGGCAAAAATCGCTATTCCTGTGTTTCTGGCTGCTGGAACTTATGATCCAGCCACTCCCGTCATCTTTGAACAAGCTCGTTCTTTCCCCTGGCTCTTGGTTTCTCAGAAATATTTTCTGGTGATTGAAGGCCAAGCCCATGTGGATTTTTCTCAATTGGATGCTGGAATTACCGATCTGATCGAGTCTGTTGAAAATCTGACTTTACCTTCTCCTTATTTAATTAATAGCTATGCTAACGCCATGTTTACCGCCTTTTTTGAAGTTTATTTACAAAATAATTCCTCTTATCTTCCTTACCTCCAATCGGATTATTGCCGCTATTTGAGTGAGGGAGAGCAGTTTAAATGTTATCTAATTACGGCTGCTTCATCCAAGATATTAGCTAAGGAAATTGAGCAATTTTATGCTAAAAATTCCTTTTTAAACGGGTTACAACTCCGGTAA
- a CDS encoding PAS domain S-box protein encodes MSNNSIEPLDQDTTTRESIAEKKQGHSQEPQVPSKPLRKRRLNNRLINCGFGLALLLLFGATLGFYVGIEQVKEKQNLVEHTYKVLEQIDDTLYEISQAEWGHRGYMISQDQNYISTYTKGFDHAHAAVQKLEKMTKENPEQQKQIKVLINSLYQHFSLLENSLKLLQQNPSNPQIKISITHQVKQFQEPIEVKLKQIEEIERGLLKKRQQEASKSLHSISLLVGIGYFLSFLLLLTIYRQIKQEIKARYQAEEDLQQTNEQLEARIQQRTAQLTQLNINLENEIEDRKQLEQLLRESEERFRQAIYEAPLPILIHAEDGEILQINWAWSEISGYQPQEIPTLSAWVQKVYGDNYERFRNYIRQLFQLNQRVNEGEHTLINRQGKTLIWDYYSAPLKTLSDGRRVRITMALDVTQRKEAEMALQASEARYATLTELAPVGIFHTDSEGNCIYINQHWCAITGLSTAEAMGTGWLKALHSEDQQRVTATWIRAVAKNTAFYLEYRFQNPNGKITWVVGQAIPQITPSGEVLGYIGTITDISTLKEAELALSQSEERFRQAVLNAPVPIAIHAEDGTVLQISRAWSDITGYTLEDIPTVADWIEKAYRTNQQKIQANVERLYGLTEPIAEGEYIITTKNGVTRIWEFYSTGLGRLSDGRRTVISTALDVTERKKVELQLKQAKQNLEIRVAARTTELQQANEQLLQELSEKLQTQKILAEQAQLLDLAHDTILTRDLEGTILFWNQGAEKMYGFSSLEAVGQHSNVLLNTVFPEPYSQILSQLFAQDYWEGELRHQKLDGTEIIVASRWVLQRDKAGNPSKILEINNDITLRKRAEEALQDNEAKFRSLSESSPIGIFLTDTHGRVLYTNPRYQEIVGGTAEEVLGEGWKQFIHPEDLENIVSEWLTHLEKQKNSFYPQVRYCHKNTEIRYTQVHTAAIFTERGQLTGFVGTVEDITERRLIEQMKKDFISVVSHELRIPLTAIHGSLGLLAAGVYDNKPEKGKKMLQIAATQTERLVKLVNDILDLGRLESGKLHLVIQPCEVAQLLEQAAELMRPKAAENQITLSVTPIDVQVWADFDSIMQTLTNLLSNAIKFSLPKSTISVNAELISSHDKIAIWQQKRPSLASLSVPYVLFQVKDQGRGIPRNQLELIFEKFQQVDATDSRDKGGAGLGLAICRLIIEQQGGQIWAESVLGEGSSFYFTLQLYETQKNFSY; translated from the coding sequence ATGAGCAACAATTCAATCGAGCCATTAGATCAAGACACAACCACACGAGAATCTATTGCTGAAAAGAAGCAAGGGCACTCTCAAGAGCCACAAGTGCCATCTAAGCCCTTAAGGAAAAGGAGATTGAATAATCGACTAATCAACTGTGGTTTTGGATTAGCTTTGTTATTATTATTTGGGGCAACACTTGGGTTTTATGTCGGTATTGAACAAGTAAAAGAAAAGCAGAACTTGGTGGAGCATACCTATAAAGTCTTAGAGCAAATTGACGATACATTATATGAAATTAGTCAGGCTGAATGGGGACACAGAGGTTATATGATCAGCCAAGACCAGAATTATATCTCCACTTATACTAAAGGTTTTGATCACGCTCACGCGGCTGTCCAAAAGCTAGAGAAGATGACGAAAGAGAATCCCGAACAACAAAAGCAAATTAAAGTTTTAATAAATTCCCTTTACCAACATTTCTCACTTCTTGAAAACTCTCTAAAGTTATTACAGCAAAATCCATCAAACCCACAAATTAAAATTTCCATAACCCATCAAGTAAAACAATTTCAAGAGCCAATAGAAGTCAAATTAAAGCAAATAGAGGAAATAGAACGAGGGTTGCTGAAAAAGCGGCAACAGGAAGCATCAAAGAGCTTGCATTCTATTAGCTTGTTAGTGGGGATTGGCTATTTTTTAAGTTTTCTTCTTTTGTTAACTATTTATCGGCAAATCAAGCAAGAAATAAAAGCTCGCTATCAAGCAGAAGAGGATTTACAACAAACTAATGAACAATTAGAAGCCCGAATTCAACAGCGAACTGCACAGTTAACTCAGTTAAATATTAATCTAGAAAATGAAATAGAAGACCGTAAACAGCTAGAACAATTGCTGCGGGAAAGTGAAGAACGCTTTCGCCAGGCAATTTATGAGGCTCCTTTGCCGATTTTAATTCATGCAGAAGACGGAGAGATCTTACAAATTAACTGGGCTTGGTCAGAAATTTCTGGCTATCAACCCCAAGAAATCCCTACCCTTTCCGCTTGGGTTCAAAAAGTTTATGGCGATAATTATGAAAGATTTAGAAACTATATTCGTCAATTATTCCAGTTAAATCAACGGGTGAATGAAGGAGAACATACTCTCATCAATCGTCAAGGAAAAACCCTAATTTGGGATTATTATTCTGCTCCTTTAAAAACCTTATCAGATGGTCGCCGAGTGCGAATTACCATGGCCCTTGATGTTACCCAGCGCAAAGAAGCCGAAATGGCCCTCCAAGCCAGTGAAGCCCGCTATGCGACTTTAACAGAATTGGCCCCTGTGGGAATTTTTCATACCGATTCTGAGGGCAATTGTATTTATATTAATCAACATTGGTGTGCGATCACTGGCTTAAGCACGGCTGAAGCGATGGGCACCGGTTGGCTAAAAGCCTTGCATTCAGAAGACCAACAGCGAGTAACAGCCACTTGGATTCGTGCTGTAGCCAAAAATACGGCTTTTTACCTAGAGTATCGCTTTCAGAATCCTAATGGAAAGATTACTTGGGTCGTGGGTCAAGCAATTCCACAAATCACCCCATCAGGAGAAGTGCTAGGTTATATTGGCACCATTACCGACATCTCCACCCTAAAAGAAGCAGAATTGGCCCTCAGCCAAAGTGAAGAACGCTTCCGTCAAGCGGTACTGAATGCGCCTGTACCCATAGCCATACATGCTGAAGATGGGACAGTGTTGCAAATTAGTCGCGCTTGGAGCGATATTACTGGTTATACCTTAGAAGATATTCCTACCGTTGCAGATTGGATAGAAAAAGCTTACCGCACTAACCAACAAAAGATTCAAGCCAATGTTGAACGCCTCTACGGTTTAACTGAACCCATTGCGGAGGGAGAATATATCATCACGACAAAAAACGGAGTAACTCGAATTTGGGAATTTTACTCTACTGGTTTAGGGAGGCTTTCTGATGGTCGCCGCACTGTGATTAGTACCGCTTTAGATGTGACTGAACGTAAAAAGGTAGAACTACAGTTAAAACAAGCTAAACAAAACCTAGAGATTCGGGTTGCCGCACGCACCACAGAACTACAACAGGCTAATGAACAACTGCTACAAGAACTCTCTGAAAAACTACAAACTCAAAAAATCTTGGCTGAACAAGCTCAACTGTTGGACTTAGCGCATGATACCATTCTGACGCGAGACTTAGAAGGGACAATTCTATTTTGGAATCAAGGGGCCGAAAAAATGTATGGCTTTTCATCGCTGGAGGCCGTCGGTCAACATAGCAATGTTTTGTTAAATACGGTATTTCCTGAACCCTACAGCCAAATTTTAAGCCAATTATTTGCTCAAGACTATTGGGAAGGAGAACTGCGTCATCAAAAGCTAGACGGAACAGAGATTATCGTTGCTAGTCGTTGGGTATTACAACGGGATAAAGCCGGCAACCCGAGCAAAATTTTAGAGATTAACAATGATATTACGCTTCGCAAACGAGCCGAAGAAGCCTTACAGGATAATGAAGCTAAATTTCGTTCGCTGAGTGAATCTTCTCCCATCGGCATCTTTTTAACTGATACTCATGGCAGAGTGCTTTATACTAACCCTCGTTATCAAGAAATAGTCGGGGGTACAGCCGAGGAAGTATTAGGAGAAGGTTGGAAGCAATTTATTCATCCAGAAGACCTGGAAAATATTGTATCTGAATGGTTGACTCATCTAGAAAAACAAAAGAACAGTTTTTATCCACAAGTGCGTTATTGTCATAAAAATACTGAGATCCGCTATACACAGGTTCATACAGCCGCAATTTTTACAGAGAGAGGTCAATTAACTGGTTTTGTGGGAACAGTAGAAGATATTACCGAACGCCGATTGATCGAACAGATGAAAAAAGATTTTATTTCTGTTGTCAGTCATGAATTAAGGATTCCCTTAACGGCTATTCATGGTTCTCTAGGATTATTAGCGGCTGGAGTCTATGACAACAAACCTGAAAAGGGAAAAAAAATGCTTCAAATTGCTGCTACTCAAACGGAACGATTGGTTAAATTAGTCAATGATATTCTCGATTTAGGGCGCTTAGAATCTGGCAAACTGCACTTAGTGATACAACCTTGTGAAGTCGCCCAATTACTAGAACAAGCCGCAGAACTGATGCGCCCAAAAGCGGCAGAGAACCAAATTACCTTGTCGGTTACCCCTATAGATGTTCAAGTCTGGGCAGATTTTGATTCTATTATGCAAACCTTGACTAACTTATTAAGCAACGCCATCAAATTTTCTCTCCCTAAAAGCACCATTTCAGTTAATGCAGAATTGATAAGTTCGCATGATAAAATAGCAATATGGCAACAAAAAAGGCCCTCTCTCGCTTCCTTGTCTGTTCCTTATGTTTTATTTCAAGTTAAAGATCAAGGTAGAGGTATTCCCCGCAATCAATTAGAACTCATTTTTGAAAAATTTCAACAAGTTGATGCAACGGATTCTCGAGATAAGGGAGGAGCCGGCTTAGGGTTAGCTATTTGTCGTCTAATTATTGAGCAACAGGGAGGTCAAATTTGGGCAGAGAGTGTATTAGGAGAAGGAAGTAGTTTTTATTTTACCTTGCAATTATATGAAACCCAAAAAAATTTTAGTTATTGA
- a CDS encoding photosystem I reaction center subunit II PsaD — MTELSGKPPKFGGSTGGLLSKANLEEKYAITWTSPKEQVFELPTGGAAIMNEGDNLLYLARKEQCIALGGQFRSKFKPKIDNYKIYRIFPNGEIEYLHPADGVFPEKVNEGRAYNGKKDRSIGKNPEPATLKFSGKKPYDV, encoded by the coding sequence ATGACAGAACTTTCTGGAAAACCCCCTAAATTTGGTGGTAGCACCGGTGGCTTACTCTCGAAAGCTAATCTAGAAGAGAAATACGCCATCACCTGGACCAGCCCCAAAGAGCAAGTATTTGAACTGCCCACAGGTGGCGCGGCTATCATGAATGAAGGCGACAACCTCCTTTATTTAGCTCGTAAAGAGCAATGTATCGCCCTAGGTGGTCAATTTCGCTCTAAATTTAAGCCGAAAATCGACAACTACAAAATCTATCGCATTTTCCCCAATGGAGAAATCGAATATCTCCATCCTGCTGATGGCGTATTCCCCGAAAAAGTTAACGAAGGACGCGCTTACAACGGCAAGAAAGATAGAAGCATCGGCAAAAACCCCGAACCGGCTACCCTCAAATTCTCAGGTAAGAAACCTTACGACGTTTAA
- a CDS encoding L-threonylcarbamoyladenylate synthase has protein sequence MMATQTAQRSPKLVNNIQNILESGELVIVPTEVSYIIVAHAFKPRAIRKIAQLKRWNAPQPLVLLTRREKVEEFGVVSAASQKLINHFPYPITLIIPKKNTIPDTITAQHSALFISCPDEFIYNLVAQIPFPMVCTTAGFSDEYKARKYRTAIELFDGQVPLIVDGGDCKYDSKGTLIDCTLPTPTILNFGTVSVDDLRSILPEIELPSHLRK, from the coding sequence ATGATGGCTACACAAACGGCACAACGCTCTCCTAAGCTAGTCAATAATATTCAAAATATTCTAGAATCTGGGGAGTTAGTCATTGTACCGACAGAAGTTTCCTATATCATAGTTGCTCATGCTTTCAAACCCCGAGCTATCCGTAAAATTGCTCAACTCAAGCGGTGGAATGCGCCTCAACCACTGGTATTATTGACTCGACGCGAAAAAGTAGAAGAGTTTGGGGTGGTTAGTGCCGCTTCTCAAAAATTAATCAATCACTTCCCTTATCCCATCACCCTAATTATTCCCAAAAAAAATACTATTCCTGATACAATTACCGCTCAACATTCGGCTTTATTTATTTCTTGTCCCGATGAATTTATTTACAATTTAGTCGCTCAGATTCCTTTTCCTATGGTCTGTACAACGGCGGGTTTTTCTGATGAGTATAAAGCGAGAAAGTACCGCACAGCTATAGAACTTTTTGACGGACAAGTGCCGCTTATTGTTGACGGAGGAGACTGTAAATATGATTCTAAAGGGACTTTAATTGATTGTACATTACCTACCCCGACTATCCTTAATTTTGGGACGGTTTCGGTGGATGATTTGCGTTCTATTTTACCAGAAATTGAACTCCCATCTCATCTAAGAAAATAA
- a CDS encoding response regulator — MKPKKILVIDDDEAIQEVVQGCLEELAQWEVVTAGSGEQGLQIAASEFFDGILLDVSMPGMDGIETWQKLQENPATKSIPVVLLTARVQPSETALFSQLGVAGVLVKPFNPLSIAEQIAQLLKWI, encoded by the coding sequence ATGAAACCCAAAAAAATTTTAGTTATTGATGATGATGAGGCGATACAGGAAGTTGTACAGGGTTGTCTAGAAGAATTAGCGCAGTGGGAAGTGGTTACAGCAGGTTCTGGAGAACAAGGCTTACAAATTGCGGCTTCTGAGTTTTTTGATGGAATTTTACTCGATGTTTCTATGCCGGGGATGGATGGAATAGAAACTTGGCAAAAGCTGCAAGAAAATCCCGCCACAAAATCTATTCCTGTGGTTTTATTAACTGCTAGAGTTCAACCTTCTGAAACCGCCCTATTTTCCCAGTTAGGAGTAGCCGGGGTACTGGTTAAACCGTTTAATCCTCTTTCGATAGCCGAACAAATAGCCCAATTACTCAAATGGATTTAA